A region of Moorena producens PAL-8-15-08-1 DNA encodes the following proteins:
- the moaA gene encoding GTP 3',8-cyclase MoaA, translated as MNTVDYLRISLIDRCNFRCQYCMPQGAELDYILRQELLTDQELLTLLKEVFIPVGFRKFRLTGGEPLLRPGVVELVKAIASLPETQDLAMTTNAFLLAGMAKELYQGGLRRINISLDSLNRETFDKIIGNRGRSRWEQTWEGIKAAHQVGFDPLKLNVVVIPGVNDQEVLDLAALTIDRSWHVRFIEFMPIGNSQLFGERAWVPSEELRQRIHLRWGLIESSVRGNGPADVFQIPGAKGTLGFISQMSECFCDRCNRMRLSADGWLRPCLLNEQGQVDLKTALRRGVDTADLREQVRQLLMIKPEINFKERDSGTDSSYTRTMSQIGG; from the coding sequence ATGAATACTGTAGACTATCTCCGGATTAGCTTGATTGACCGCTGCAACTTCCGTTGTCAGTACTGTATGCCTCAAGGAGCAGAGCTTGACTATATCCTACGGCAAGAATTACTCACTGATCAAGAACTGCTGACTCTGCTTAAGGAGGTGTTTATCCCGGTAGGATTTAGAAAGTTTCGCCTCACGGGAGGTGAACCCCTATTGCGTCCAGGTGTAGTGGAGTTAGTTAAAGCGATCGCATCTTTACCAGAAACACAAGATTTAGCGATGACTACCAATGCCTTTTTACTGGCTGGTATGGCAAAGGAACTCTACCAGGGGGGTTTACGGCGGATTAATATTAGTCTGGACTCCCTCAATCGAGAGACATTTGACAAAATTATTGGCAATCGGGGACGTTCGCGCTGGGAACAGACTTGGGAAGGGATAAAAGCTGCCCATCAGGTTGGATTTGACCCGTTAAAGCTGAATGTGGTGGTAATTCCAGGAGTTAATGACCAGGAAGTGCTGGATTTAGCTGCTCTAACCATTGACCGCTCCTGGCACGTTCGATTTATCGAGTTTATGCCCATCGGGAACTCCCAGCTATTTGGTGAGCGGGCGTGGGTACCTTCGGAAGAATTACGGCAACGGATTCACTTACGCTGGGGTTTGATAGAATCAAGTGTCCGGGGTAATGGCCCAGCTGATGTGTTCCAGATTCCTGGTGCCAAGGGCACCCTGGGATTTATTAGTCAGATGTCAGAATGTTTTTGCGATCGCTGCAATCGGATGCGTCTATCTGCTGATGGTTGGCTGCGTCCCTGCCTACTTAATGAACAAGGTCAAGTTGACTTAAAAACTGCTCTACGCAGGGGCGTTGATACCGCTGACTTAAGAGAGCAGGTCAGGCAGTTGCTGATGATTAAACCAGAAATCAACTTCAAGGAGAGAGACTCTGGTACTGATAGTTCATATACAAGGACGATGTCACAAATTGGCGGATAG
- the rpsD gene encoding 30S ribosomal protein S4, which produces MSRYRGPRLRVVRRLGDLPGLSRKTPRRAYPPGQHGQNRRKRSEYAIRLEEKQKLRYNYGVTEKQLIRYVRKARRATGSTGQALLQLLEMRLDNTVFRMGMGGTIPAARQLVNHGHVTVNGQVVNIASYQCRPGDVIAVRNRDQSRRLVERNLEFPGLANLPSHLEFDKNTFTGKVNGIIDREWVALQINELLVVEYYSRKV; this is translated from the coding sequence ATGTCTCGATATAGAGGCCCGCGTCTGCGGGTCGTTCGCCGTCTGGGTGATTTGCCCGGTTTAAGTCGTAAAACACCCCGCCGTGCCTATCCCCCAGGTCAACATGGTCAAAACCGTCGGAAACGCTCAGAATATGCGATCCGTCTCGAAGAAAAGCAGAAACTGCGCTATAACTACGGAGTGACTGAAAAGCAGTTAATTCGCTATGTCCGTAAAGCTCGTCGAGCCACCGGTTCCACTGGACAAGCTTTGCTGCAACTGCTAGAGATGCGACTGGATAACACAGTCTTCCGCATGGGTATGGGAGGTACCATCCCAGCGGCTCGTCAGCTCGTGAATCACGGTCATGTTACTGTAAATGGTCAAGTAGTTAATATTGCTAGCTATCAGTGTCGCCCTGGCGATGTGATTGCGGTTAGAAACCGTGATCAATCCCGCCGTCTAGTAGAACGCAACTTGGAATTTCCTGGCTTAGCAAACCTTCCTAGTCATTTAGAGTTTGATAAGAACACCTTCACCGGCAAGGTGAATGGGATTATTGATCGGGAATGGGTGGCATTACAAATTAACGAGCTACTGGTGGTTGAGTACTACTCCAGGAAAGTCTAA
- a CDS encoding alpha/beta hydrolase encodes MTDKPDFLLYAQHGWADNSKAMASLAQSLATSRTAIITPDLGWFKTWLWIEPLINQLENIVLDTIVTYPQTPIRIIGHSMGGLIWLELLSRHQDWWSQVESLVLIGSPIGGADLARIIDPFGIGIGIAKDLGINRRQLAESIGAVIPTLVIAGDSDHGSDGTITIQTTKFSPSQFVCLPNLRHAALKNHPLVAAEIQKFWANPVITQSPPPGDFITSLIQQLHSVPGMTDGHGRNFHRAKTYITFKNGISIRTWQNPLLIHHVFVASPEGDCLYSGFVGWIHTQALYQTLGNIIAKGTGSRE; translated from the coding sequence ATGACCGACAAACCAGATTTTCTTCTATACGCACAACACGGATGGGCGGATAACTCTAAAGCGATGGCAAGCCTTGCCCAATCCTTAGCCACATCCCGCACTGCCATCATTACTCCTGATCTCGGTTGGTTCAAAACCTGGCTCTGGATAGAACCCCTAATCAACCAACTTGAAAACATCGTCTTAGATACCATTGTCACATATCCCCAAACACCAATCCGAATTATTGGTCATTCCATGGGTGGCTTAATTTGGCTAGAACTCCTCAGCCGTCACCAAGACTGGTGGTCACAAGTAGAATCCTTAGTGTTGATTGGTTCTCCTATTGGTGGTGCAGATCTAGCTAGAATTATTGACCCCTTTGGGATTGGTATTGGTATCGCAAAGGATTTAGGTATCAACCGCCGACAACTAGCAGAGTCCATTGGCGCAGTGATTCCCACATTAGTAATAGCTGGTGATAGTGATCACGGTAGCGACGGTACGATTACAATACAGACAACCAAGTTTTCTCCTAGTCAATTCGTTTGTTTACCTAATCTGCGTCATGCTGCTCTCAAAAATCATCCGTTAGTCGCAGCAGAAATCCAGAAATTTTGGGCGAATCCAGTTATCACACAATCTCCTCCACCAGGAGACTTTATTACTAGCTTAATTCAACAATTACACTCAGTCCCAGGTATGACTGATGGTCATGGTCGAAATTTTCACCGAGCCAAGACCTATATAACATTTAAAAATGGCATTTCCATTCGGACTTGGCAGAATCCTTTACTAATACACCATGTATTTGTAGCTAGCCCTGAAGGAGACTGTCTCTACAGTGGTTTTGTAGGTTGGATACATACTCAAGCCTTATATCAAACCCTTGGAAATATTATAGCAAAGGGAACAGGGAGCAGGGAGTAG